From a region of the Salvelinus alpinus chromosome 2, SLU_Salpinus.1, whole genome shotgun sequence genome:
- the LOC139544950 gene encoding sialoadhesin-like, with protein sequence MALRTAGSVLVVFLWSLAVVLGQTGWSVTYTTQSICTLKGSTVEMSCSYTYPSGYTITTTFWFTKMYAVENYVSLSDDPDYKGRVTYRKDEENGHTLSITDLRESDSATYKFRFTDQTGGWKYTGNPGVTLSVTGLQVKVTDGHQDKTLTCSTTCTLTGNPTYIWYKNGQHLDESTSPQYKDPVSSNYEDSYSCAVKGHEDLISPAVCVQGQDCNRVTYTKRTICALKGSSVNISCTYFSLYNITSSLWFSPKQSDSWRDELIPEDLTTDPGYAGRVEYAGENERGRSTLRITDLREEDSAEYKFIFNTQTSRWGYSFPGTTLTVTDLLVKVTPARKAGKRTLTCITTCTLTDNPIPTYIWYKNGRKVKEDTSSLYLDSFSDADSYSCAVKDHEDLHSPAVCQKCWSVTYNHQRICALKGSTVNISCSYTYPSYHEIKKAFWFTKWSDMDAEDLSSVAGYEGHIEYLGDKESDCTLRVTDLRLRDSARYRFRLITSGEKFAGSSVSLTVTNVVLEMDPTSVSERENVTLTCRTKCTLDTITVYSWYKNGQPIPNSNTSSPVYSLFSVSSEDTGRYSCAVEGHEDLPSAEENLTVRYGPKNTSLSVSPSGEIVEGSSVTLTCSSDANPPVDKYTWYKKNITSPKASGQSYSITNIKSEDSGEYYCEASNINGTETSIPVHINVMLNPAALFSWVPVVGVGAVLTAGALLLTIYCYMKRRSTGGSDATTDTHSVHHDPNSDTYTGLNMKTWSPDYDTLESVHPDPNSDMCTAMKKKTRSPE encoded by the exons ATGGCCTTGAGAACAGCAGGAAGTGTGTTGGTGGTCTTTCTCTGGTCTTTAGCAG TGGTACTGGGTCAGACTGGCTGGAGTGTAACGTACACCACTCAGAGTATCTGTACCTTGAAAGGGTCAACAGTGGAGATGTCCTGCTCTTACACATATCCCAGTGGTTATACAATCACAACAACCTTCTGGTTCACTAAAATGTATGCTGTGGAGAATTATGTGAGTCTGAGTGATGACCCAGACTACAAAGGACGTGTGACGTATCGTAAGGATGAAGAGAATGGTCACACCCTGTcaatcacagacctgagagagagtgaCTCAGCTACATACAAGTTCAGATTTACAGATCAGACTGGAGGATGGAAATATACTGGCAATCCTggagtcactctgtctgtcacag GTCTTCAGGTGAAGGTGACTGATGGACATCAGGATaagacactgacctgtagcaccacctgtactctgactggtaaccccacctacatctggtacaagaacggacaacATCTAGATGAGAGCACCTCCCCCCAGTACAAAGACCCAGTCTCCAGTAACTATGAAGAcagttactcctgtgctgtaaaaggccatgaggatctcatctctcctgcagtgt GTGTCCAGGGTCAGGACTGCAACAGAGTGACTTACACCAAGAGGACAATCTGTGCCTTGAAGGGGTCATCAGTGAACATATCTTGTACTTATTTTAGTCTTTATAACATCACATCATCACTCTGGTTTAGTCCTAAACAGAGTGACAGCTGGAGAGATGAGTTGATCCCTGAGGACCTAACCACAGACCCAGGGTATGCAGGTCGTGTGGAGTATgcaggagagaatgagagaggtcgctccaccctgagaatcacagatcTGAGAGAGGAGGACTCAGCTGAGTACAAGTTTATATTCAACACACAGACCTCAAGATGGGGATACAGTTTCCCTGGAACAACTCTGACTGTCACAG ACCTGCTGGTGAAGGTGACTCCTGCCAGAAAGGCAGGGAAGAGGACACTGACGTGTatcaccacctgtactctgactgacaaccccatccccacctacatctggtacaagaatgGACGCAAAGTAAAGGAGGACACTTCCAGCCTGTACTTAGACTCCTTTAGTGATGCAGAcagttactcctgtgctgtaaaagaCCATGAGGATCTCCACTCTCCTGCAGTAT GTCagaagtgttggagtgtgacttaCAACCATCAGAGGATCTGTGccttgaaggggtcaacagtgaACATATCCTGCTCTTACACATATCCCAGTTATCATGAGATCAAAAAAGCTTTCTGGTTTACTAAATGGTCTGATATGGATGCTGAAGATCTAAGCTCAGTAGCAGGGTATGAGGGTCATATAGAGTACCTTGGGGATAAGGAGAGTGACTGTACCCTGAGAGTGACAGATCTGAGATTGAGAGACTCTGCTCGGTACAGGTTCAGATTGATAACATCCGGAGAAAAGTTTGCTGGCTCATCCGTCTCCCTGACTGTCACAA ATGTTGTGTTGGAGATGGATCCTACGTctgtgtcagagagggagaatgtcacactgacatgtagaaccaAATGTACACTGGACACCATCACAGTCTACAGTTGGTATAAGAATGGACAGCCTATACCAAACAGcaacacctcctctcctgtctatAGCCTATTCTCAGTCAGCAGTGAGGATACAGGCAGATACTCCTGTGCAGTAGAAGGCCATGAGGATCTCCCCTCTGCTGAAGAGAATCTCACTGTCAGAT ATGGACCAAAGAACACCTCattgtcagtcagtccctctggtgaaatagtggagggcagttcagtgactctgacctgcagcagtgatgccaacccacctgtggacaaatacacctggtacaagaagaaCATAACCTCACCAAAAGCATCAGGACAGAGTTACAGCATCACTAACATCAAATCTGAGGACAGTGGAGAATACTATTGCGAAGCTAGCAACATTAATGGGACAGAGACTTCCATCCCTGTCCATATTAATGTCATGT TAAATCCTGCAGCATTGTTTTCCTGGGTTcctgtggtgggggtgggggctgTCCTGACTGCTGGAGCTCTTCTACTCACCATCTACTGCTATATGAAGAG GAGATCCACAGGAGGAAGTGATGCCACAACAGACACACAT agTGTCCATCATGACCCTAACAGTGACACGTACACAGGTCTGAACATGAAGACCTGGTCACCTGACTATGACACTCTGGAG aGTGTCCATCCTGACCCTAACAGTGACATGTGCACAGCTATGAAGAAGAAGACCAGGTCACCAGAGTGA